From Coturnix japonica isolate 7356 chromosome 1, Coturnix japonica 2.1, whole genome shotgun sequence, the proteins below share one genomic window:
- the GPR156 gene encoding probable G-protein coupled receptor 156 isoform X1 — protein sequence MELGFNCSELCDGQPGFGNQDQQRRMLQELCTVTITSSDRSAKSSPSFSAALLGVVWTFLTAGVLLALFFLAFTIRFRKNRIVKMSSPNLNIVTLLGSGLTYASAYLFGIQEQSLSSGKSEMLIQLRLCLLCVGTSLVLGPILGKSWRLYKVFTQRVPDKRVIIKDLQLLAMIAVLVLADAVLLFTWVFSDPVQCFRSFSVSLRATEKGMTCSVNRMQSCASLYSDLWLVLVLGFKSVLLLYGTYLAGLTDGVSSPPVNQSLTLIVGVNLIFLVAGTVVLVHRFFRTWHNLLFGITSGGIFVCTTTINCFIFVPQLRQWKAFEEENQTLSHMAKYFSSPSRSYHSVYSEEQLYQLIEEKNAMKQLLTEKNAVIESLQEQVNNAKEKLMRLMSAEGGCSPAVLNPCTQSTGQHSDKCSSAGDVPMENWSLDVEKDGQQTSSVPHSPVPPNSDAQDLWKHVDHEHRLMEEPECSPELLFDMGNSLECSPEHAQECGMLAEKLPLEQDALAAVVVEHPPKVSYVSSDKLQEVLQELSLDSRTCSPALPMHTGGIWRAQEGHPAVHSSLTPYPPWRWQRVLMPPTSTGLPVSPRAWCTAGSRLGTQSHGEPGCHGLGKESEGAGRGLPQPSLSSPSIPAKGWLGLRGWALSGTELEGHRNASLQDWQQRSSLGVPARSILHSLYHYPDSDSSSSSEEEFPCRHRPCCQHCLQSPCGPLGRSSSSSSSSSTETDMEPGGAMGRWLEPQGKTQPVVNFKEDLKPTFV from the exons ATGGAGCTGGGTTTCaactgctctgagctctgcGATGGCCAGCCTGGCTTCGGCAACCAGGATCAGCAGCGGCGgatgctgcaggagctctgcactGTCACTATC ACGTCATCTGACCGCAGTGCAAAGAGCTCCCCATCCTTCTCCGCTGCCCTCCTGGGAGTCGTGTGGACGTTTCTGACCGCAGGAGTCCTGCTTGCTCTATTCTTCCTTGCCTTCACCATCCGTTTCAGGAAAAACAG GATTGTGAAGATGTCCAGCCCCAATCTGAACATTGTGACCCTGCTGGGCAGTGGCTTGACTTATGCTAGTGCTTACCTCTTCGGGATTCAGGAGCAGAGCCTGTCATCGGGGAAATCAGAAATGCTCATCCAG ctgcggctctgcctgctgtgtgtGGGGACCTCTCTGGTGCTTGGGCCCATCCTGGGAAAGAGCTGGAGGCTCTACAAGGTGTTCACCCAGCGGGTGCCGGACAAGAGGGTG ATTATCAAAGACCTCCAGCTGCTGGCAATGATAGCGGTGTTGGTGTTGGcggatgctgtgctgctcttcacGTGGGTTTTCTCCGACCCGGTCCAATGCTTCCGGAGCTTCAGCGTCTCATTGCGG GCCACAGAGAAAGGCATGACCTGCTCAGTGAACCGGATGCAGTCCTGTGCATCTCTTTATTCCGATCTTTGGCTCGTTCTCGTTTTAGGGTTTAAG agtgtgctgctgctgtacGGGACGTACCTGGCCGGCCTGACTGACGGCGTCAGCTCTCCACCAGTCAACCAGTCCCTAACGCTCATCGTGGGGGTCAACCTCATCTTCCTGGTGGCCGGCACCGTTGTTTTGGTTCACCGCTTCTTCCGCACTTGGCACAACTTGCTCTTCGGTATCACCTCTGGAGGCATCTTTGTGTGTACGACCACGATCAACTGCTTCATCTTTGTCCCCCAG CTCAGGCAGTGGAAGGcctttgaagaagaaaaccagaCTCTGAGCCACATGGCAAAATACTTCAGCAGCCCAAGCAGGAGCTACCACTCAGTGTACAGCGAGGAGCAGCTCTACCAGCTGATAGAGGAGAAGAACGCCATGAAGCAGCTGCTGACAGAG AAAAATGCCGTGATTGAGAGCCTGCAGGAGCAAGTGAACAACGCCAAGGAGAAGCTGATGAGGCTGATGTCAGCGGAgggtggctgcagccctgcagtgttGAATCCCTGCAcccagagcacagggcagcatAGCGACAAGTGCAGCAGCGCTGGGGATGTGCCCATGGAGAACTGGTCTCTGGATGTAGAGAAGGATGGGCAGCAAACTTCCTCTGTGCCTCACAGTCCCGTGCCTCCTAACAGCGATGCTCAGGACCTCTGGAAACATGTGGACCATGAGCACAGACTGATGGAGGAGCCTGAGTGCTCACCAGAACTGCTTTTTGACATGGGAAACAGCCTGgaatgcagcccagaacatgCCCAGGAGTGTGGAATGCTCGCTGAGAAGCTTCCTCTGGAGCAGGATGCCTTAGCTGCTGTGGTTGTAGAGCATCCCCCCAAGGTCAGCTATGTGAGCAGTGACAAGCTGCAGGAAGTCTTGCAGGAGCTCAGCCTGGACAGCAGgacctgcagcccagcccttcCGATGCACACAGGTGGGATATGGAGGGCACAAGAGGGGCACCCAGCCGTCCACAGCTCCCTCACCCCATACCCGCCCTGGCGGTGGCAGCGTGTCCTGATGCCCCCCACCTCCACTGGCCTTCCTGTATCCCCTCGTGCCTGgtgcacagcaggcagcaggctgGGAACCCAGAGCCACGGGGAACCAGGGTGCCACGGGCTGGGTAAGGAAAGTGAGGGGGCTGGCAGGGGACTCCCCCAACCATCACTGTcctctccctccatccctgccAAGGGTTGgctggggctgcggggctgggcGCTGAGCGGCACAGAACTAGAGGGTCACCGCAACGCTTCCCTACAAGACTGGCAGCAGCGGAGTAGCCTGGGGGTGCCAGCACGTTCCATCCTGCACTCTCTTTACCATTACCCAGACTCggactccagcagcagctccgaGGAGGAGTTTCCCTGCCGCCACCGGCCGTGTTGCCAGCACTGTCTGCAGAGTCCCTGCGGCCCTctgggcagaagcagcagcagcagcagcagtagcagcacAGAGACAGATATGGAGCCTGGCGGAGCCATGGGACGCTGGCTGGAGCCCCAGGGCAAGACTCAGCCCGTTGTGAACTTCAAAGAAGATCTGAAACCCACGTTTGTGTGA
- the GPR156 gene encoding probable G-protein coupled receptor 156 isoform X3, with protein sequence MELGFNCSELCDGQPGFGNQDQQRRMLQELCTVTITSSDRSAKSSPSFSAALLGVVWTFLTAGVLLALFFLAFTIRFRKNRIVKMSSPNLNIVTLLGSGLTYASAYLFGIQEQSLSSGKSEMLIQLRLCLLCVGTSLVLGPILGKSWRLYKVFTQRVPDKRVIIKDLQLLAMIAVLVLADAVLLFTWVFSDPVQCFRSFSVSLRATEKGMTCSVNRMQSCASLYSDLWLVLVLGFKSVLLLYGTYLAGLTDGVSSPPVNQSLTLIVGVNLIFLVAGTVVLVHRFFRTWHNLLFGITSGGIFVCTTTINCFIFVPQLRQWKAFEEENQTLSHMAKYFSSPSRSYHSVYSEEQLYQLIEEKNAMKQLLTEKNAVIESLQEQVNNAKEKLMRLMSAEGGCSPAVLNPCTQSTGQHSDKCSSAGDVPMENWSLDVEKDGQQTSSVPHSPVPPNSDAQDLWKHVDHEHRLMEEPECSPELLFDMGNSLECSPEHAQECGMLAEKLPLEQDALAAVVVEHPPKVSYVSSDKLQEVLQELSLDSRTCSPALPMHTDSDSSSSSEEEFPCRHRPCCQHCLQSPCGPLGRSSSSSSSSSTETDMEPGGAMGRWLEPQGKTQPVVNFKEDLKPTFV encoded by the exons ATGGAGCTGGGTTTCaactgctctgagctctgcGATGGCCAGCCTGGCTTCGGCAACCAGGATCAGCAGCGGCGgatgctgcaggagctctgcactGTCACTATC ACGTCATCTGACCGCAGTGCAAAGAGCTCCCCATCCTTCTCCGCTGCCCTCCTGGGAGTCGTGTGGACGTTTCTGACCGCAGGAGTCCTGCTTGCTCTATTCTTCCTTGCCTTCACCATCCGTTTCAGGAAAAACAG GATTGTGAAGATGTCCAGCCCCAATCTGAACATTGTGACCCTGCTGGGCAGTGGCTTGACTTATGCTAGTGCTTACCTCTTCGGGATTCAGGAGCAGAGCCTGTCATCGGGGAAATCAGAAATGCTCATCCAG ctgcggctctgcctgctgtgtgtGGGGACCTCTCTGGTGCTTGGGCCCATCCTGGGAAAGAGCTGGAGGCTCTACAAGGTGTTCACCCAGCGGGTGCCGGACAAGAGGGTG ATTATCAAAGACCTCCAGCTGCTGGCAATGATAGCGGTGTTGGTGTTGGcggatgctgtgctgctcttcacGTGGGTTTTCTCCGACCCGGTCCAATGCTTCCGGAGCTTCAGCGTCTCATTGCGG GCCACAGAGAAAGGCATGACCTGCTCAGTGAACCGGATGCAGTCCTGTGCATCTCTTTATTCCGATCTTTGGCTCGTTCTCGTTTTAGGGTTTAAG agtgtgctgctgctgtacGGGACGTACCTGGCCGGCCTGACTGACGGCGTCAGCTCTCCACCAGTCAACCAGTCCCTAACGCTCATCGTGGGGGTCAACCTCATCTTCCTGGTGGCCGGCACCGTTGTTTTGGTTCACCGCTTCTTCCGCACTTGGCACAACTTGCTCTTCGGTATCACCTCTGGAGGCATCTTTGTGTGTACGACCACGATCAACTGCTTCATCTTTGTCCCCCAG CTCAGGCAGTGGAAGGcctttgaagaagaaaaccagaCTCTGAGCCACATGGCAAAATACTTCAGCAGCCCAAGCAGGAGCTACCACTCAGTGTACAGCGAGGAGCAGCTCTACCAGCTGATAGAGGAGAAGAACGCCATGAAGCAGCTGCTGACAGAG AAAAATGCCGTGATTGAGAGCCTGCAGGAGCAAGTGAACAACGCCAAGGAGAAGCTGATGAGGCTGATGTCAGCGGAgggtggctgcagccctgcagtgttGAATCCCTGCAcccagagcacagggcagcatAGCGACAAGTGCAGCAGCGCTGGGGATGTGCCCATGGAGAACTGGTCTCTGGATGTAGAGAAGGATGGGCAGCAAACTTCCTCTGTGCCTCACAGTCCCGTGCCTCCTAACAGCGATGCTCAGGACCTCTGGAAACATGTGGACCATGAGCACAGACTGATGGAGGAGCCTGAGTGCTCACCAGAACTGCTTTTTGACATGGGAAACAGCCTGgaatgcagcccagaacatgCCCAGGAGTGTGGAATGCTCGCTGAGAAGCTTCCTCTGGAGCAGGATGCCTTAGCTGCTGTGGTTGTAGAGCATCCCCCCAAGGTCAGCTATGTGAGCAGTGACAAGCTGCAGGAAGTCTTGCAGGAGCTCAGCCTGGACAGCAGgacctgcagcccagcccttcCGATGCACACAG ACTCggactccagcagcagctccgaGGAGGAGTTTCCCTGCCGCCACCGGCCGTGTTGCCAGCACTGTCTGCAGAGTCCCTGCGGCCCTctgggcagaagcagcagcagcagcagcagtagcagcacAGAGACAGATATGGAGCCTGGCGGAGCCATGGGACGCTGGCTGGAGCCCCAGGGCAAGACTCAGCCCGTTGTGAACTTCAAAGAAGATCTGAAACCCACGTTTGTGTGA
- the GPR156 gene encoding probable G-protein coupled receptor 156 isoform X2, translating to MELGFNCSELCDGQPGFGNQDQQRRMLQELCTVTITSSDRSAKSSPSFSAALLGVVWTFLTAGVLLALFFLAFTIRFRKNRIVKMSSPNLNIVTLLGSGLTYASAYLFGIQEQSLSSGKSEMLIQLRLCLLCVGTSLVLGPILGKSWRLYKVFTQRVPDKRVIIKDLQLLAMIAVLVLADAVLLFTWVFSDPVQCFRSFSVSLRSVLLLYGTYLAGLTDGVSSPPVNQSLTLIVGVNLIFLVAGTVVLVHRFFRTWHNLLFGITSGGIFVCTTTINCFIFVPQLRQWKAFEEENQTLSHMAKYFSSPSRSYHSVYSEEQLYQLIEEKNAMKQLLTEKNAVIESLQEQVNNAKEKLMRLMSAEGGCSPAVLNPCTQSTGQHSDKCSSAGDVPMENWSLDVEKDGQQTSSVPHSPVPPNSDAQDLWKHVDHEHRLMEEPECSPELLFDMGNSLECSPEHAQECGMLAEKLPLEQDALAAVVVEHPPKVSYVSSDKLQEVLQELSLDSRTCSPALPMHTGGIWRAQEGHPAVHSSLTPYPPWRWQRVLMPPTSTGLPVSPRAWCTAGSRLGTQSHGEPGCHGLGKESEGAGRGLPQPSLSSPSIPAKGWLGLRGWALSGTELEGHRNASLQDWQQRSSLGVPARSILHSLYHYPDSDSSSSSEEEFPCRHRPCCQHCLQSPCGPLGRSSSSSSSSSTETDMEPGGAMGRWLEPQGKTQPVVNFKEDLKPTFV from the exons ATGGAGCTGGGTTTCaactgctctgagctctgcGATGGCCAGCCTGGCTTCGGCAACCAGGATCAGCAGCGGCGgatgctgcaggagctctgcactGTCACTATC ACGTCATCTGACCGCAGTGCAAAGAGCTCCCCATCCTTCTCCGCTGCCCTCCTGGGAGTCGTGTGGACGTTTCTGACCGCAGGAGTCCTGCTTGCTCTATTCTTCCTTGCCTTCACCATCCGTTTCAGGAAAAACAG GATTGTGAAGATGTCCAGCCCCAATCTGAACATTGTGACCCTGCTGGGCAGTGGCTTGACTTATGCTAGTGCTTACCTCTTCGGGATTCAGGAGCAGAGCCTGTCATCGGGGAAATCAGAAATGCTCATCCAG ctgcggctctgcctgctgtgtgtGGGGACCTCTCTGGTGCTTGGGCCCATCCTGGGAAAGAGCTGGAGGCTCTACAAGGTGTTCACCCAGCGGGTGCCGGACAAGAGGGTG ATTATCAAAGACCTCCAGCTGCTGGCAATGATAGCGGTGTTGGTGTTGGcggatgctgtgctgctcttcacGTGGGTTTTCTCCGACCCGGTCCAATGCTTCCGGAGCTTCAGCGTCTCATTGCGG agtgtgctgctgctgtacGGGACGTACCTGGCCGGCCTGACTGACGGCGTCAGCTCTCCACCAGTCAACCAGTCCCTAACGCTCATCGTGGGGGTCAACCTCATCTTCCTGGTGGCCGGCACCGTTGTTTTGGTTCACCGCTTCTTCCGCACTTGGCACAACTTGCTCTTCGGTATCACCTCTGGAGGCATCTTTGTGTGTACGACCACGATCAACTGCTTCATCTTTGTCCCCCAG CTCAGGCAGTGGAAGGcctttgaagaagaaaaccagaCTCTGAGCCACATGGCAAAATACTTCAGCAGCCCAAGCAGGAGCTACCACTCAGTGTACAGCGAGGAGCAGCTCTACCAGCTGATAGAGGAGAAGAACGCCATGAAGCAGCTGCTGACAGAG AAAAATGCCGTGATTGAGAGCCTGCAGGAGCAAGTGAACAACGCCAAGGAGAAGCTGATGAGGCTGATGTCAGCGGAgggtggctgcagccctgcagtgttGAATCCCTGCAcccagagcacagggcagcatAGCGACAAGTGCAGCAGCGCTGGGGATGTGCCCATGGAGAACTGGTCTCTGGATGTAGAGAAGGATGGGCAGCAAACTTCCTCTGTGCCTCACAGTCCCGTGCCTCCTAACAGCGATGCTCAGGACCTCTGGAAACATGTGGACCATGAGCACAGACTGATGGAGGAGCCTGAGTGCTCACCAGAACTGCTTTTTGACATGGGAAACAGCCTGgaatgcagcccagaacatgCCCAGGAGTGTGGAATGCTCGCTGAGAAGCTTCCTCTGGAGCAGGATGCCTTAGCTGCTGTGGTTGTAGAGCATCCCCCCAAGGTCAGCTATGTGAGCAGTGACAAGCTGCAGGAAGTCTTGCAGGAGCTCAGCCTGGACAGCAGgacctgcagcccagcccttcCGATGCACACAGGTGGGATATGGAGGGCACAAGAGGGGCACCCAGCCGTCCACAGCTCCCTCACCCCATACCCGCCCTGGCGGTGGCAGCGTGTCCTGATGCCCCCCACCTCCACTGGCCTTCCTGTATCCCCTCGTGCCTGgtgcacagcaggcagcaggctgGGAACCCAGAGCCACGGGGAACCAGGGTGCCACGGGCTGGGTAAGGAAAGTGAGGGGGCTGGCAGGGGACTCCCCCAACCATCACTGTcctctccctccatccctgccAAGGGTTGgctggggctgcggggctgggcGCTGAGCGGCACAGAACTAGAGGGTCACCGCAACGCTTCCCTACAAGACTGGCAGCAGCGGAGTAGCCTGGGGGTGCCAGCACGTTCCATCCTGCACTCTCTTTACCATTACCCAGACTCggactccagcagcagctccgaGGAGGAGTTTCCCTGCCGCCACCGGCCGTGTTGCCAGCACTGTCTGCAGAGTCCCTGCGGCCCTctgggcagaagcagcagcagcagcagcagtagcagcacAGAGACAGATATGGAGCCTGGCGGAGCCATGGGACGCTGGCTGGAGCCCCAGGGCAAGACTCAGCCCGTTGTGAACTTCAAAGAAGATCTGAAACCCACGTTTGTGTGA